A portion of the Aricia agestis chromosome 1, ilAriAges1.1, whole genome shotgun sequence genome contains these proteins:
- the LOC121739717 gene encoding uncharacterized protein LOC121739717, with protein MFKVYREVAMRFPTKISASNYALGQYGKTIHKSPLFKYPQVSALKLPTNVVNINEAEIGRFSPHRERDISGPVINAHNKTHEMSHIDITLQSDPHVNKYDCRGAVSLSSSMQSNVPSPFTGNNTHLNMPGSQWGQGYKYLSDHLHNAHYLSLRNEYKKKQANQVVMMTTRSMSTDNNPSLSTKDKFKKAIKEYGSTVIVFHVTISLISLGGCYLLVSSGVNVQAILTYFNLAETNTIASNAGTFVIAYGVHKVFAPARIAITLTATPFIVRYLRKIGFIRNSHIGGGK; from the exons ATGTTTAAAGTATATCGGGAAGTTGCTATGAGATTTCCAACCAAAATTTCTGCCTCAAATTATG CTTTGGGTCAGTATGGTAAAACGATACATAAATCTCCGCTGTTCAAGTATCCCCAAGTGTCTGCTCTGAAGCTTCCGACTAATGTGGTTAACATAAATGAAGCCGAAATTGGTAGATTCTCACCCCATAGGGAAAGAGACATATCTGGGCCTGTTATAAATGCCCACAATAAAACACATGAAATGTCTCATATTGACATTACGTTACAGTCTGATCCCCATGTCAATAAGTACGACTGCCGAGGAGCAGTAAGCTTATCTTCCAGCATGCAAAGCAATGTGCCCAGTCCATTTACTGGAAATAATACACATTTAAACATGCCTGGGTCTCAATGGGGACAAGGATATAAATACTTGTCTGACCATTTGCATAACGCTCATTACTTATCATTGAGAAATGAATATAAGAAGAAGCAGGCTAATCAAG TTGTCATGATGACGACAAGGAGCATGAGTACAGATAATAATCCATCACTTAGCACTAaggataaatttaaaaaagctatTAAAGAGTATGGATCAACAGTAATTGTATTTCATGTTACCATCTCACTTATCTCTTTGGGTGGCTGTTATCTTCTGGTCTCCAG TGGGGTTAATGTTCAAGCAATACTAACATATTTCAACTTGGCTGAAACAAATACAATTGCATCAAATGCTGGAACTTTTGTTATAGCATATGGAGTACACAAAGTTTTTGCACCTGCCAGGATTGCGATAACTCTCACTGCAACACCATTTATTGTTCGCTACCTAAGAAAAATTGGGTTCATAAGAAATAGTCATATTGGTggtggtaaataa